A single region of the Panthera tigris isolate Pti1 chromosome B1, P.tigris_Pti1_mat1.1, whole genome shotgun sequence genome encodes:
- the MTHFD2L gene encoding probable bifunctional methylenetetrahydrofolate dehydrogenase/cyclohydrolase 2 isoform X2, with product MAVPARGFSLLRRRLGRVLMLGGSVVLPLGAPGATGCASRGFRSSGVRTSREKRFHLPEVATVCLPTCPHPQSSFLKYIATY from the exons ATGGCAGTGCCGGCCCGCGGCTTTTCCCTGCTCCGCCGTCGCCTGGGCCGCGTGTTGATGCTCGGCGGGAGCGTGGTGCTGCCCCTGGGGGCGCCGGGAGCAACCGGCTGCGCGTCCCGGGGTTTTCGGAGCAGCGGCGTGAG gaCCAGCAGAGAGAAGAGATTCCATCTTCCAGAGGTCGCCACTGTCTGCCTCCCCACTTGTCCCCATCCTCagtcatcttttttaaaatatatagctaCTTATTAG